A single region of the Pseudomonas mandelii genome encodes:
- a CDS encoding response regulator transcription factor encodes MRLLLVEDHVPLADELMAGLNRQGYAVDWLADGRDAVYQGSSEPYDLIILDLGLPGLPGLEVLAQWRAGGLVTPVLILTARGSWAERIEGLKAGADDYLTKPFHPEELHLRVQALLRRSHGQANQPTLKSAGLHLDEGRQCVTRDGADIQLTASEFRLLRYFMLHPEQILSKSHLAEHLYDGETERDSNVLEVHVNHLRRKLGKSVIETRRGQGYLFGGQAQ; translated from the coding sequence ATGCGTTTGCTTCTGGTGGAAGACCACGTGCCGCTGGCCGACGAATTGATGGCCGGCCTCAACCGGCAGGGGTATGCCGTGGACTGGCTGGCCGATGGCCGCGACGCGGTGTATCAGGGCAGCAGCGAGCCGTATGACCTGATCATCCTCGACCTGGGCCTGCCGGGTTTGCCGGGGCTTGAGGTGCTGGCGCAATGGCGGGCCGGTGGTCTGGTCACGCCGGTGCTGATCCTCACGGCACGCGGTTCCTGGGCCGAGCGCATCGAAGGCCTCAAGGCCGGTGCCGACGATTACCTGACCAAACCGTTCCACCCCGAAGAGCTGCACCTGCGGGTCCAGGCGTTATTGCGACGCTCCCACGGTCAGGCCAACCAGCCGACGCTCAAATCGGCGGGGCTGCACCTGGATGAAGGTCGTCAGTGCGTCACGCGTGACGGTGCCGATATCCAGCTGACGGCCTCCGAGTTTCGCCTGTTGCGCTATTTCATGCTGCACCCCGAGCAGATCCTTTCCAAAAGCCACCTCGCCGAACACCTCTACGACGGTGAAACCGAGCGCGATTCCAACGTGCTCGAAGTCCACGTCAACCACCTGCGGCGCAAGCTTGGGAAAAGTGTGATCGAAACCCGTCGCGGCCAGGGTTACCTGTTCGGCGGACAAGCCCAGTGA